A single region of the Streptomyces sp. ITFR-16 genome encodes:
- a CDS encoding DUF5682 family protein, producing the protein MTGARTAGPLLLGVRHHGPGSARAVRAALDAARPRAVLIEGPPEGDALLPLAADEQMRPPVALLAHAVDDPGRAAFWPLAEFSPEWVAIRWALAHGVPARFVDLPAAHSLAMEEEPAGSPDRGEDPDPEAEAGPEPDGPSRRVPVDPVRVLAETAGYDDPERWWEDVVEHRVPDGGAAGPLAAFAALGEAMTALREVYGDGGHPRDAVREAYMRIQLRAAVKEFGDEVAVVCGAWHVPALRTRTTITADRALLKGLPKVKAELTWVPWTHQRLARHSGYGAGIDWPGWYEHLFTAPDRPIERWMTKVAGLLRDEDRFVSSAHVIEAVRLASTLAALRGRPLAGLSETTDAVRAVMCEGSDVPLALVRDRLIVGGALGEVPDTAPAVPLQRDLTRQQRTLRLKPEASERETELDLRKDTDAARSRLLHRLRLLGIGWGEPAAGRGSTGTFRESWRLRWEPELHVRVAEAGVWGTTVLTAATARAESDALSATALAEVTALAERCLLADLPEALPVVMRALADRAALDTDVGHLADALPALARTLRYGDVRSTDTTALGEVAAGLAERICVGLPPACTGLDTDGAEALRRRIDGVHTAIGLLAGAVPENADGLRERWRAVLHRLAVRDTVAGVIRGRAARLLLDDGHLEQDDAARLMGLALSPGTPPADAAAWIEGFVGGAAGGGMLLVHDERLLALVDSWLTGVSADTFTDVLPLLRRTFSAYEPGVRRTLGELVRRGPAADGAPGTGALPGGGATAPGFGPALDAARADAVVPVLRLLLGLDTETPPTAAPGHHAQPLGATG; encoded by the coding sequence ATGACCGGCGCCCGCACCGCCGGCCCGCTGCTGCTGGGGGTGCGTCACCACGGTCCTGGCTCGGCCCGCGCGGTCCGCGCCGCCCTGGACGCCGCCCGCCCGAGGGCGGTGCTCATCGAGGGGCCGCCCGAGGGGGACGCGCTGCTGCCGCTGGCGGCCGACGAGCAGATGCGGCCGCCCGTCGCCCTGCTCGCCCACGCGGTGGACGACCCCGGGCGGGCGGCGTTCTGGCCGCTCGCCGAGTTCTCCCCGGAGTGGGTCGCGATCCGCTGGGCCCTGGCGCACGGCGTCCCCGCCCGCTTCGTCGACCTGCCCGCGGCGCACTCACTGGCCATGGAGGAGGAGCCCGCAGGCTCCCCGGACCGGGGCGAGGACCCGGACCCGGAGGCGGAGGCGGGCCCCGAGCCGGACGGTCCGTCCCGACGCGTCCCCGTCGACCCCGTCCGGGTGCTGGCCGAGACCGCGGGGTACGACGACCCCGAGCGCTGGTGGGAGGACGTGGTCGAACACCGGGTCCCCGACGGCGGGGCGGCCGGCCCCCTGGCGGCGTTCGCCGCACTCGGCGAGGCGATGACCGCGCTGCGCGAGGTGTACGGGGACGGCGGCCACCCCCGTGACGCGGTGCGCGAGGCGTACATGCGCATCCAACTGCGGGCTGCGGTCAAGGAGTTCGGGGACGAGGTCGCCGTGGTGTGCGGGGCCTGGCATGTCCCGGCCCTGCGGACGAGGACGACGATCACCGCGGACCGGGCCCTGCTCAAGGGGCTGCCCAAGGTCAAGGCCGAACTGACCTGGGTGCCCTGGACCCACCAGCGGCTCGCCCGGCACAGCGGATACGGGGCCGGGATCGACTGGCCCGGCTGGTACGAGCACCTCTTCACCGCCCCGGACCGTCCGATCGAACGGTGGATGACGAAGGTCGCCGGACTCCTGCGCGACGAGGACCGGTTCGTCTCCTCCGCCCATGTCATCGAGGCCGTCCGGCTCGCCTCGACCCTCGCCGCCCTGCGCGGCCGGCCGCTCGCCGGACTGAGCGAGACGACCGACGCCGTCCGGGCCGTGATGTGCGAGGGCTCCGACGTACCGCTGGCGCTCGTCCGGGACCGCCTGATCGTCGGCGGAGCCCTCGGCGAAGTACCCGACACCGCACCCGCCGTGCCGTTGCAGCGCGACCTCACCCGGCAGCAGCGCACCCTGCGGCTCAAGCCGGAGGCGTCCGAGCGGGAGACGGAGCTCGACCTCCGCAAGGACACCGACGCGGCCCGCAGCCGGCTGCTGCACCGGCTGCGCCTCCTGGGCATCGGCTGGGGCGAGCCCGCCGCCGGGCGGGGGAGCACCGGCACCTTCCGGGAGAGCTGGCGGCTGCGCTGGGAGCCCGAACTCCATGTACGGGTCGCGGAGGCGGGCGTCTGGGGCACCACCGTGCTCACCGCCGCGACCGCCCGCGCCGAGTCGGACGCCCTCTCGGCGACCGCCCTCGCCGAGGTGACCGCGCTCGCCGAGCGCTGCCTGCTGGCCGACCTGCCCGAGGCGCTCCCCGTCGTGATGCGGGCCCTCGCCGACCGCGCCGCCCTCGACACCGACGTCGGCCACCTCGCCGACGCCCTGCCCGCCCTGGCCCGCACCCTGCGCTACGGGGACGTCCGCTCGACGGACACCACCGCGCTCGGTGAGGTCGCGGCCGGACTCGCCGAACGGATCTGCGTCGGGCTGCCCCCCGCCTGCACCGGCCTCGACACCGACGGGGCCGAGGCGCTGCGCCGCCGTATCGACGGAGTCCACACCGCGATCGGGCTCCTCGCGGGCGCCGTCCCGGAGAACGCGGACGGCCTGCGCGAGCGCTGGCGGGCCGTGCTGCACAGGCTCGCCGTCCGGGACACGGTCGCGGGTGTGATCCGAGGCCGAGCGGCCCGGCTCCTCCTGGACGACGGACACCTCGAACAGGACGACGCGGCACGGCTGATGGGCCTGGCCCTGTCGCCCGGCACCCCACCGGCCGACGCCGCCGCGTGGATCGAGGGATTCGTCGGCGGAGCGGCCGGCGGCGGCATGCTCCTGGTCCACGACGAACGGCTGCTCGCCCTGGTCGACTCCTGGCTCACGGGAGTCTCCGCCGACACCTTCACCGACGTACTGCCGCTGCTGCGCCGCACGTTCTCCGCGTACGAGCCGGGCGTACGGCGCACGCTGGGCGAACTGGTCCGGCGCGGCCCGGCCGCCGACGGCGCCCCGGGCACCGGCGCGCTGCCCGGGGGCGGGGCGACGGCACCCGGATTCGGCCCCGCGCTCGACGCGGCACGGGCGGACGCGGTGGTCCCGGTCCTGCGCCTGCTGCTCGGCCTGGACACGGAGACACCGCCGACTGCGGCACCCGGCCACCACGCACAACCCCTGGGAGCGACGGGATGA
- a CDS encoding AAA family ATPase → MTVSDTTAATGGEALRPHAEDAFADELKALAAADDRPRPARWRLSPWAVATYLLGGTLPDGTVITPKYVGPRRLVEVAVTTLATDRALLLLGVPGTAKTWVSEHLAAAVSGDSTLLVQGTAGTPEEAVRYGWNYAQLLAHGPSRDALVPSPLMRAMSKGMTARIEELTRIPADVQDSLITILSEKTLPLPELGQEVQAVRGFNVIATANDRDRGVNELSSALRRRFNTVVLPLPATPEAEVDIVSRRVDQVGRSLDLPPAPDGLAEIRRVVTVFRELRDGVTTDGRTKLKSPSGTLSTAEAISVVTNGLALAAHFGDGVLRPGDVAAGILGAVVRDPAADRVVWQEYLETVVRERDGWKDFYRACREASV, encoded by the coding sequence ATGACCGTGTCCGACACCACCGCAGCCACCGGCGGCGAGGCCCTGCGCCCGCATGCCGAGGACGCCTTCGCCGACGAACTGAAGGCGCTCGCCGCCGCCGACGACCGCCCCCGGCCCGCGCGTTGGCGCCTCTCGCCGTGGGCGGTCGCCACCTATCTGCTGGGCGGCACCCTGCCGGACGGCACCGTGATCACACCCAAGTACGTGGGTCCGCGCCGTCTCGTCGAGGTCGCCGTCACCACGCTCGCCACCGACCGGGCCCTGCTGCTCCTCGGCGTTCCCGGCACCGCCAAGACCTGGGTCTCCGAGCATCTCGCGGCCGCCGTCAGCGGCGACTCCACCCTGCTGGTGCAGGGCACGGCGGGCACCCCCGAGGAAGCCGTCCGCTACGGCTGGAACTACGCGCAGCTGCTGGCGCACGGCCCCAGCCGCGACGCGCTGGTGCCCAGCCCGCTGATGCGCGCCATGTCAAAGGGCATGACCGCGCGGATCGAGGAACTGACGCGTATCCCCGCCGATGTGCAGGACTCGCTGATCACGATCCTGTCCGAGAAGACCCTGCCCCTGCCCGAACTGGGCCAGGAGGTCCAGGCGGTGCGCGGGTTCAACGTCATCGCCACGGCCAACGACCGCGACCGGGGGGTCAACGAGCTGTCCAGCGCCCTGCGCCGCCGGTTCAACACCGTGGTGCTGCCGCTGCCCGCCACCCCGGAGGCCGAGGTGGACATCGTCTCCCGGCGCGTCGACCAGGTGGGGCGCTCGCTCGACCTGCCGCCCGCGCCCGACGGCCTCGCCGAGATCCGCCGCGTCGTCACGGTCTTCCGTGAGCTGCGCGACGGCGTCACCACGGACGGGCGCACCAAGCTCAAGTCCCCCTCGGGCACGCTGTCCACGGCCGAGGCGATCTCCGTCGTCACCAACGGCCTCGCCCTCGCCGCCCACTTCGGCGACGGGGTGCTGCGCCCCGGCGACGTCGCCGCCGGCATTCTCGGCGCGGTCGTCCGCGACCCGGCCGCCGACCGGGTGGTGTGGCAGGAGTACCTGGAGACCGTGGTGCGCGAGCGGGACGGCTGGAAGGACTTCTACCGCGCCTGCCGAGAGGCCTCCGTATGA
- a CDS encoding vWA domain-containing protein, with translation MTTSEPTPAVHATPAAPATPAAAGGADDGERLRRWRMVLGADSAQSTGCTLTGRDAAMDGALTALYEGGSRPGGRGGGGRSAGLGASAPSVARWLGDIRTYFPSSVVQVMQRDAIDRLGLSALLLEPEMLEAVEADVHLVGTLLSLNKAMPETTKETARAVVRKVVDELEKRLTTRTRATLTGALDRSAKVSRPRHHDIDWDRTIRANLKNYLTLPGEDGAGTVVPERLIGYGRAAQSVKKDVILCIDQSGSMAASVVYASVFGAVLASMRSLRTRLVVFDTAVVDLTDQLDDPVDVLFGTQLGGGTDINRALAYCQSQITRPADTVVVLISDLYEGGIRNEMLKRVAAMKSSGVQFVTLLALSDEGAPSYDRDHAAALSALGAPAFACTPDLFPEVMAAAIEKRPLPIPDKETHQ, from the coding sequence ATGACGACTTCCGAACCGACACCGGCCGTTCACGCGACACCGGCCGCCCCCGCGACACCCGCCGCGGCGGGCGGCGCGGACGACGGGGAGCGGCTGCGGCGCTGGCGCATGGTGCTGGGCGCGGACAGCGCACAGAGCACCGGCTGCACGCTCACCGGCCGCGACGCCGCGATGGACGGCGCGCTGACCGCGCTGTACGAGGGCGGGAGCAGGCCCGGCGGCCGGGGCGGCGGCGGACGCTCGGCCGGACTCGGCGCCTCCGCACCGTCCGTGGCCCGCTGGCTCGGCGACATCCGGACGTACTTCCCCAGCTCCGTCGTCCAGGTGATGCAGCGCGACGCCATCGACCGGCTCGGGCTCTCCGCGCTCCTGCTCGAACCGGAGATGCTGGAGGCCGTCGAGGCGGACGTCCATCTCGTCGGCACCCTGCTCTCGCTCAACAAGGCCATGCCCGAGACGACGAAGGAGACGGCGAGGGCCGTCGTCCGCAAGGTCGTCGATGAGCTGGAGAAGCGGCTCACCACCCGCACCCGGGCCACGCTCACCGGCGCCCTGGACCGCTCCGCGAAGGTCAGCAGGCCCCGCCACCACGACATCGACTGGGACCGCACGATCCGGGCCAACCTCAAGAACTACCTGACCCTGCCCGGCGAGGACGGCGCCGGGACCGTCGTCCCCGAGCGGCTCATCGGGTACGGGCGGGCCGCGCAGTCCGTGAAGAAGGACGTCATCCTCTGCATCGACCAGTCCGGTTCGATGGCCGCCTCCGTGGTCTACGCGTCGGTGTTCGGGGCCGTGCTCGCCTCCATGCGCTCCCTGCGGACCAGGCTCGTCGTCTTCGACACGGCGGTGGTCGACCTCACCGACCAGCTCGACGACCCCGTCGACGTGCTCTTCGGCACCCAGCTCGGCGGCGGCACCGACATCAACCGGGCCCTGGCCTACTGCCAGTCGCAGATCACCCGCCCCGCCGACACCGTCGTCGTGCTCATCAGCGACCTCTACGAGGGCGGCATCCGCAACGAGATGCTGAAGCGGGTCGCCGCGATGAAGTCGTCGGGCGTGCAGTTCGTGACCCTGCTCGCTCTGTCCGACGAGGGCGCTCCCTCCTACGACCGTGACCACGCCGCGGCGCTCTCCGCCCTGGGCGCCCCGGCGTTCGCCTGTACGCCGGACCTCTTCCCGGAGGTGATGGCGGCCGCGATCGAGAAGCGGCCCCTGCCCATACCGGACAAGGAGACCCATCAGTAA
- a CDS encoding SWIM zinc finger family protein, producing MLLTDGGEPLGAAAPAARWTVEQVLALAPDDASRKAGNKLGSAGPWSDTGWDASGALWGQCRGSGSKPYRTVIDTTGPAYKCSCPSRKFPCKHALGLLLLRASDGPAVPAGDPPDWAGEWLTARRARAEAKARPAGGEGTGDGPADPAAARRRAERRAERIGGGAQELEQRLTDLLRGGLAAAEQAGYGLWEETAARMVDAQAPGLAGRVRELGAIPASGPGWPVRLLEECALLHLLDAAWLGIDRLPQPLAATVRTRVGLTAAPDGEPVRDRWLVLAQYDTPEGKIVTRRIWLRGTDSGRTALLLSFGAAGRSPGQALPVGATIDAELTPYPGSAQLRAELGPQFGVAEPAGGPPPGVTVPEAVAAYGQALTGDPWLESWPVTLRDVIPVPAEDGWQLTDAEGRTALPVTADASARPALWKLVAVSGGGPLTVFGECGHRGFDPLAAWPAEAAETVPLI from the coding sequence ATGCTGCTGACTGACGGGGGAGAACCCTTGGGCGCCGCTGCTCCGGCGGCGCGCTGGACGGTGGAGCAGGTCCTGGCCCTGGCTCCTGACGACGCTTCACGCAAGGCGGGGAACAAGCTGGGTTCGGCCGGTCCGTGGTCGGACACCGGGTGGGATGCTTCGGGTGCGCTGTGGGGGCAGTGCCGGGGAAGCGGAAGCAAGCCGTACCGCACGGTGATCGACACGACGGGCCCCGCGTACAAGTGCAGTTGCCCCAGTCGCAAGTTCCCGTGCAAGCACGCGCTGGGTCTGCTGCTGCTCCGCGCGTCCGACGGACCGGCGGTGCCCGCCGGGGATCCGCCCGACTGGGCGGGCGAATGGCTGACCGCCCGGCGGGCCCGCGCGGAGGCCAAGGCGCGGCCGGCCGGCGGCGAGGGTACGGGTGACGGGCCCGCGGATCCGGCGGCCGCCCGCCGCCGGGCCGAGCGGCGGGCGGAGCGGATCGGCGGCGGTGCCCAGGAGTTGGAGCAGCGGCTGACCGATCTGCTACGGGGCGGACTGGCCGCCGCCGAGCAGGCGGGGTACGGGCTGTGGGAGGAGACGGCGGCCCGCATGGTCGACGCGCAGGCGCCAGGTCTGGCGGGCCGGGTGCGGGAGCTGGGCGCGATCCCGGCGTCCGGGCCCGGCTGGCCGGTGCGGCTGCTGGAGGAGTGCGCGCTGCTCCATCTGCTGGACGCGGCCTGGCTGGGCATCGACCGGCTGCCGCAGCCGCTGGCGGCCACGGTCCGGACCCGGGTGGGGCTGACGGCCGCCCCGGACGGGGAGCCGGTCCGGGACCGCTGGCTCGTCCTCGCCCAGTACGACACCCCCGAGGGAAAGATCGTCACCCGCCGCATCTGGCTCCGCGGCACGGATTCGGGCCGCACGGCGCTGCTGCTGTCCTTCGGGGCCGCCGGGCGCTCCCCCGGTCAGGCCCTGCCCGTGGGCGCCACGATCGACGCCGAGCTGACGCCCTACCCGGGTTCCGCGCAGCTGCGGGCGGAGCTGGGGCCGCAGTTCGGGGTGGCGGAGCCGGCCGGCGGCCCACCGCCGGGTGTCACGGTGCCCGAGGCCGTCGCGGCGTACGGTCAGGCGCTGACCGGCGACCCCTGGCTGGAGTCCTGGCCGGTGACCCTGCGCGATGTCATACCCGTGCCGGCCGAGGACGGCTGGCAGCTCACGGACGCCGAGGGCCGGACGGCCCTGCCCGTCACGGCCGACGCGTCGGCCCGGCCGGCGCTGTGGAAGCTCGTCGCGGTCTCGGGCGGCGGCCCGCTCACGGTCTTCGGTGAATGCGGCCACCGCGGCTTCGACCCGCTCGCGGCCTGGCCGGCCGAGGCCGCCGAGACCGTTCCGCTCATCTGA